The sequence CATCATGGGCAGGCAGGGCGCACTGCGGGCAGAGCGCCTGAGTCAAATATGGCAAGTGGTTCAGGCAGGCCGGGCAAAGCGCGCTGTTTTTACAGCTTGCGGCGCAGAGTGAACAGCTGCATGGCGGTGTACAGTTGTTCAAAAAGTTGATGATAAAATTTGACAACTTAGCGCCCGCTTCAGACAATCACACTTTGATTATGCGTTTTGCCTTGGAAATTACCAGCTTCCTGTGCTGGCCCAAGGCTACCTTTGGATGTCTACGCCCATGACGATGCCTCAAGAAACCCAAGCCCATACCGTTGAATTTAAGCGTTTAACACCTCACCCGGAAAGTGGTGCTTACTCGCTTGATGCGGTGGCCGAGTTGTTTGAGCTGCCTTTTAATGATCTGGTATTTCGCGCCCAGACCGTGCATCGTCAGTATTTTGATGCTAATAAAGTACAGCTTTCAACCTTGCTGTCGGTCAAAACTGGTGGCTGTTCGGAAGACTGCGGCTATTGCTCGCAATCGGCACGCCATGACACGGGTCTTGAAAAAGCAGCGTTGATGAATGCGGATGAAGTGATTGATGCGGCCCGCATTGCCAAAGAGAACGGTGCATCACGTTTTTGTATGGGTGCTGCGTGGCGCGGCCCCAAGACTAAAGATTTAGCTGAAGTTAAGAAAATGATAGCAGGCGTGAAAGCGCTGGGCATGGAAACGTGCGCTACTTTTGGGATGCTAAAAGAGGGTCAGGCCGAAGAGTTACGTGATTCAGGTCTGGATTACTACAACCATAATCTAGATACCTCACCAGAGAATTATGCAAATATCGTGACTAGTCATAGTTATCAGGATCGGCTGGATACGCTGGGCAAGGTGCGTAAAGCGGGCCTGAGTGTGTGTAGCGGCGGGATTGTGGGCCTGGGCGAAACCAGGCGGGACCGTATCGGCCTGATCGCCCAGCTGGCTAATCTGGAACCGCAGCCCGATTCGGTGCCGATTAATAATCTGGTAAAAATTGAAGGCACGCCGCTGGAAGAAGGTGAAGCGAT comes from Iodobacter ciconiae and encodes:
- the bioB gene encoding biotin synthase BioB encodes the protein MPQETQAHTVEFKRLTPHPESGAYSLDAVAELFELPFNDLVFRAQTVHRQYFDANKVQLSTLLSVKTGGCSEDCGYCSQSARHDTGLEKAALMNADEVIDAARIAKENGASRFCMGAAWRGPKTKDLAEVKKMIAGVKALGMETCATFGMLKEGQAEELRDSGLDYYNHNLDTSPENYANIVTSHSYQDRLDTLGKVRKAGLSVCSGGIVGLGETRRDRIGLIAQLANLEPQPDSVPINNLVKIEGTPLEEGEAIDWTEFVRMIAVARITMPKSFVRLSAGRQQMPEAMQALCFMAGANSIFYGDKLLTTGNPDVSRDRRLFAKLDIQPL